GTCCGGGTAGTACTTCGAATGATTCACGACCACATTCGCAAGATACTTGCGGACAAGCGGATCGCCCCGCTTGTTGATGTGACCGTGAAGATCGCGGTCCCCTCCGGATTCGTGCCTGGTTATCTTCAGCCCGAAATACGACACGAGACTCTCAGGGGTCTCGAATCTCTCTATCCCGTCGATTGCGGTATAGATTGTCGCTGCGGTTTGGATGGCTATTCCCTTGATCGACATCAGGTTCTTCACATCCTCATTGTCCTTGAACAACGATTCCAGACCTTCCCTGGAGGTCTCGATGTGTGCCATCACTGAAGCCATGTCCTCGACCATTATGGTCAGAGCAGGATGATCCAAGGACTTCAGATAAGTCATCGCCTTGTTCGAGTAGACATTCTTTAGGCCTTTCGGCAGATGGATGTCGAACAAATCCATGTATGCCTGGATTCTGAGATTCAGCTTATCCCTCTGCTCGCTGCAGTCGTTCATGACTCTGCACAGTTCCTTCGCCTTCATCGAATCGATATCGGCGAAATGTACCAGAGCATATTTCCTGCGACCCGTGAAATGATCCTTGCACATCCTGGCCAGCTTGGTGGCATCCTCGAGATCCGTCTTGAAATCCGTCTTGGAGATCTCCGTCACACATCCGTGTCCCGTGTGGAGACCCTCCACACGGTACCCTCTGTCCTTGAAGAAATGATACACCCTGTGAGCGGTGGTCAGGTTCTCGAAGAGGATGTACGAATCCTCCGGAGAATAACGGTCGACGATGGCGGAGCATCCTTCATCGTTGGTTCCAAAATCGATGATCTGGTCGATGACCTTCTCATCATCATTCATTACAACTGCTGTACAAATTGACTTATGTACATCGATACCAATGTAGTTCATGGCCTCTTGTCTCCTTTGCTTCAAATAAAGAAGCAAGAGGCCACTTTTAACGAAATCGTTTGAAAAGTGGTTTGGGGTCGGGAGAATCTCCCGTGTTTCAGAGTTTCTCGTAGACCTCGTTCTCGTCGAACTCGTCAGCCTGCGGGAGCTGCTTGGCGTGGAGGAACTTGGGTCCCTTCCAGTTCCATTCTCCCATGAGGTGCATGGCGGCGGGGACGATGTAAGTCCTTACGATCAGTGCGTCGACGAGGATGGCGAAGCACAGGGCGAATCCCATCTGCTGCAGCAGCACGGTGCTGGAGAGCATGAGGGTTCCGAAGGTTCCGGCCATGATCACACCGCAGATGGTAATGACGGATCCGGAGTGGAGGACGGCCTGGTGGATGGCCTCGTCGTTATCCATTCCTTTGGCGAACCTGTATTCCCTGATTCTGGTGGTAAGCAGGATATCGTAGTCCATACCGAGACCCAGACAGATGACCAGCAGCAGGATGGGCAGCAGCCACAGGACTCCCGCGTGGAGGACGTCGGTGAACAGCAGCTGGGTGATGGCAACGGTCCAGATGACGGACATGAAGATGGTCACCACAGACCTGATAGGGGTCAGGTATGACTTCATCACGAACAGCAGCAGGAGGATGATCAGGATGATGGCGGTCAGTTCGATCTTGAGGAACTGGTTACCCATCTCGTTGGAGATCTCCACCATGACGGCGGCGGTTCCGGTAATCCAGGTGGCCTTGAAGACATCGCTGTGTGCATTGACGTAATCGTGGACAGTGTCATGGAATTTGCCTACAGTGACGATGGAGTTGTCAGCCATGGCGGGTTCCTTAGTAGACATGGACAGCTGGTAGTATACAACGTTGTCATGGGTTTCATCCACTGTCTTGGTACCCAGTTGTCCTGCCATGATGTACATGGCCCAGTCCATAATCTGGGCTACGACAGCGTTTCCAGCCTTCCATTCCAATCCAGGAATCATAGGTTGAAGGGCTGCCTGAGTCGTGCCGGTAAGTTTGGACGCGAGAGCATCGATGAGTACGGCATACTGGGGGGCAGCACCCTTGATCAGACTGAGTGCATCCGTATCTTCCGTATTCTCCGTGTACAGGGGCAGAGCCGCAGGTATTGAGAATGCTGTGCAAATAGTGGTCCAATTCAGCAGTACATTATCTCCTAGGCCCGGGAGTGTTTGGGTCAATCCAGAAACCGAACCAATATTGCCATCTATGTTCGATACGACGTTCCTCAATGCCAAATCTTCATTCTTAATCGGATCAAGAGTTGAAGTATCGCTCCATTGGAGCATACCCAATGCACGCGGAGCATCAGGCATAGAGATGTAAGTCACGGTTGCCATCGGATTGGTGGTCTCGATGATCGCGTAGTTGGGCATGGCCGAACCGCCGTCTCCGTAGTCGGTCATGACCTGCATTCCCTCCTGAGATTCGCCGGTCATGATGGAACCGACCATGTCGTAGGAGGAATGGGAGGTGGCATACACGTATACCATGGGCACGGAGAATAGGATGGTGGCGATGATGACCGCCTTGGCGTGTTTGATGGAGAAGTGGGTGGATATGTCGAAGTACCTGTGGGCGACATATCCCATGGTCTTGAGGTAACCCTTCTGGTGCTTGGGGCCGCTGGCTCCGGAGGGCCAGAAGAGCTTGTCGCCGAGGAGGACGACGAGGGAGGACATGAGGGTGAGGGCGGCCAGGAGTGCGAAGACGATTCCGATGGCGAGTCCGAGACCCATGACGCTGATGACCTGGAAGTCGCAGATCATCATGGCTCCGAATCCGATCATGACTGCCAGACCGGAGGTGAAGACGGATTCTCCCGCCCACATGATGGCCTGTTTGCAGGCATCGATGTGCTCGCGTCCGCGGCGTCTCTCCTCACGGTACCTGGAGAGGATGAAGATACAGTAATCGCACCCCGCACCGAGCATGGAGGTCAGAAGGAGCATCTGCACGATGTAGAAGATGTCCAGCACCTGTCCGAGGAAGAACAGGGAGCACATAACGAGGGCGTATGCCACACCGATGGTGATGGGAGGGGCCATGGCGGAAACGAAGGACCTGAAGAACAGTCCTACCAGCAGAAGGATCAGGAAGATCGAGATGGGCTCGACCAGAGAGAGATCTTTAGACATTGCCTGGCCCGCATCATAAGAAATAGCAGGTGAACCAGTAACATAAGTTTTGAAACCGGTCTGGTCGGCTCCGGAGGCGTTGAGCTGGTCCCTGAAGTATTTCCTGAGGTTTCCGGTATCGTCAGAAATGGAGTCGGCATCGAAGCTCGGTTTATACAGGACTGCAATGGATATCAGCCCATTGGCCGAATCCGTACCCGAGACCATGGCGGCAG
The sequence above is a segment of the methanogenic archaeon ISO4-H5 genome. Coding sequences within it:
- a CDS encoding transposase, which gives rise to MNYIGIDVHKSICTAVVMNDDEKVIDQIIDFGTNDEGCSAIVDRYSPEDSYILFENLTTAHRVYHFFKDRGYRVEGLHTGHGCVTEISKTDFKTDLEDATKLARMCKDHFTGRRKYALVHFADIDSMKAKELCRVMNDCSEQRDKLNLRIQAYMDLFDIHLPKGLKNVYSNKAMTYLKSLDHPALTIMVEDMASVMAHIETSREGLESLFKDNEDVKNLMSIKGIAIQTAATIYTAIDGIERFETPESLVSYFGLKITRHESGGDRDLHGHINKRGDPLVRKYLANVVVNHSKYYPDSDLARFYKRKKEVMPHWKATTAAMRKLVCIIWAMLTRHQVYRFSSPVKA
- a CDS encoding transporter RND family; protein product: MIFEKLANGITKHAKIVLILWVVLLCASVYPMMHASEKLSYDMSSMGGKTTESVDGAVIMGNNFASMVDADNAQMLLITYNKDDATQFSNATTAANFVSDKLINDYGKVSAAMVSGTDSANGLISIAVLYKPSFDADSISDDTGNLRKYFRDQLNASGADQTGFKTYVTGSPAISYDAGQAMSKDLSLVEPISIFLILLLVGLFFRSFVSAMAPPITIGVAYALVMCSLFFLGQVLDIFYIVQMLLLTSMLGAGCDYCIFILSRYREERRRGREHIDACKQAIMWAGESVFTSGLAVMIGFGAMMICDFQVISVMGLGLAIGIVFALLAALTLMSSLVVLLGDKLFWPSGASGPKHQKGYLKTMGYVAHRYFDISTHFSIKHAKAVIIATILFSVPMVYVYATSHSSYDMVGSIMTGESQEGMQVMTDYGDGGSAMPNYAIIETTNPMATVTYISMPDAPRALGMLQWSDTSTLDPIKNEDLALRNVVSNIDGNIGSVSGLTQTLPGLGDNVLLNWTTICTAFSIPAALPLYTENTEDTDALSLIKGAAPQYAVLIDALASKLTGTTQAALQPMIPGLEWKAGNAVVAQIMDWAMYIMAGQLGTKTVDETHDNVVYYQLSMSTKEPAMADNSIVTVGKFHDTVHDYVNAHSDVFKATWITGTAAVMVEISNEMGNQFLKIELTAIILIILLLLFVMKSYLTPIRSVVTIFMSVIWTVAITQLLFTDVLHAGVLWLLPILLLVICLGLGMDYDILLTTRIREYRFAKGMDNDEAIHQAVLHSGSVITICGVIMAGTFGTLMLSSTVLLQQMGFALCFAILVDALIVRTYIVPAAMHLMGEWNWKGPKFLHAKQLPQADEFDENEVYEKL